In Nocardia sputorum, a single genomic region encodes these proteins:
- a CDS encoding KasA/KasB family beta-ketoacyl-ACP synthase, whose protein sequence is MQMPSTKNGRFPSVVVTSLAATTSLAGDVDSTWKGLLNGDSGIDVLEDDFIDDFELPVRIGGHLKVPPTAYLDAAESRRLAYVEQLAVVLGREVWRNAGSPEVDKHRLAVSIGTGLGGAEAMIHARDKLHNGGYRKVSPYTVQAVMPNGAAACVAVELGARAGVTTPVSACSSGAEAIANAWRTIVMGDADMVVTGGVEGSIQALAIAAFSMMRAMSTRNDAPKSASRPFDADRDGFVFGEAGALLVLETEEHAKARGATIHARLMGAGITSDGFHLVAPDPEGTGAARAMTRAMRTAGLAKADVTHVNAHATATPIGDTAEARAIGQAVGSHASVYAPKSALGHSIGAVGALESVLTVLTVRDEIVPPTLNLDNQDPEIDLDVVHGSSRPGRIDYALNNSFGFGGHNVALAFGRY, encoded by the coding sequence ATGCAGATGCCTTCCACGAAAAACGGACGATTTCCCTCCGTTGTGGTCACAAGCCTCGCGGCCACCACGTCCCTCGCGGGTGACGTGGATTCCACGTGGAAGGGCTTGCTCAACGGCGACAGCGGTATCGACGTCCTGGAAGACGATTTCATCGACGATTTCGAGCTGCCGGTCCGCATCGGCGGGCATCTGAAAGTTCCGCCCACGGCGTATCTGGACGCGGCGGAGTCCCGCAGGCTCGCCTACGTCGAGCAGCTGGCCGTCGTGCTCGGGCGCGAGGTCTGGCGCAACGCGGGCAGCCCGGAGGTGGACAAGCACCGTCTGGCGGTGTCCATCGGAACCGGGCTCGGTGGCGCGGAGGCGATGATCCACGCTCGGGACAAACTGCACAACGGGGGCTACCGCAAGGTGTCGCCGTACACCGTCCAGGCGGTGATGCCGAACGGCGCAGCGGCCTGCGTCGCAGTGGAACTCGGCGCCCGGGCCGGGGTGACGACACCGGTGTCGGCCTGCTCCTCCGGCGCGGAGGCGATCGCCAACGCGTGGCGGACGATCGTCATGGGCGATGCCGACATGGTGGTCACCGGCGGGGTGGAGGGCTCGATCCAGGCACTCGCGATCGCGGCGTTCTCCATGATGCGCGCGATGAGCACCCGCAACGACGCGCCGAAGAGCGCCTCGCGCCCGTTCGACGCCGACCGCGACGGTTTCGTCTTCGGTGAGGCGGGCGCGCTGCTGGTGCTGGAGACCGAGGAGCACGCGAAAGCGCGCGGCGCGACCATCCACGCCCGGCTGATGGGCGCGGGCATCACTTCGGACGGCTTCCACCTGGTGGCGCCGGACCCCGAGGGCACCGGCGCGGCGCGCGCGATGACGCGGGCGATGCGGACGGCCGGTTTGGCCAAGGCCGACGTCACGCACGTCAACGCGCACGCGACCGCCACTCCGATCGGGGACACGGCGGAGGCGCGCGCGATCGGCCAGGCGGTGGGCAGCCACGCGTCGGTCTACGCGCCCAAATCGGCCCTCGGCCATTCCATCGGCGCGGTCGGCGCGCTCGAATCCGTGTTGACCGTGCTCACCGTGCGCGACGAAATAGTCCCGCCCACGTTGAATTTGGACAATCAGGACCCGGAAATCGATCTCGACGTGGTGCACGGCAGCTCCCGGCCCGGCCGGATCGATTACGCCCTGAACAACTCGTTCGGATTCGGCGGCCACAACGTCGCGCTCGCCTTCGGCCGGTACTGA
- the fadD32 gene encoding long-chain-fatty-acid--AMP ligase FadD32: MIDETFDDYLDDQGNIRIRGDKTLIDFVDKHSRENGDDLAYRFIDYSRERDGEYLELTWRQFGVRLRAVAARLQQVTQPGDRVAILAPQGLDYVVALFAAVYAGNIAVPLFDPEEQGHTDRLHAVLGDCTPAAILTVGSAASGVRKFFRHLPPPQRPRIIAVEAIPDTVGASWVRPDINIDSVAYLQYTSGSTRTPAGVEITHRAVGTNLLQMIDAIGVTENSRGVTWLPLFHDMGLLAVILPTVGGGFITIMSPSAFVRRPYRWIKELAAASDGAGTFAAAPNFAFEHAAARGKPKPGEELDLSNVIGLINGSEPVSVSSMKKFNEAFVPYGLPETAIKPCYGMAEATVFVSATRAKDKAKVVHVDRTELNAGRMVEVAADADNAIAQVSCGYVARSQWAVIVDPEHGTERCDGEVGEIWLHGENMGIGYWGRPEETEATFRAQLAERLPEGSHAEGAPPDANWMRTGDFGAYLDGELYITGRVKDLVIVDGRNHYPQDLEFSAQESSTALRPGFVAAFSVPANELPALVLEGGSRSGLTRDAEDVSEQLVIVAERNTGGGKVESESVADTVRAAIAQRHGVMVRDVLLVPAGSIPRTSSGKIARRACRAAYLEGTLRGGHQQQAFPDAPQEWESETAVVG, encoded by the coding sequence ATGATCGACGAAACCTTCGACGACTATTTGGACGATCAGGGCAATATCAGAATTCGGGGGGACAAGACTCTGATCGACTTCGTCGACAAGCACAGCAGGGAGAACGGCGACGACCTCGCCTACCGCTTCATCGACTACTCGCGGGAAAGGGACGGCGAATACCTGGAGCTCACCTGGCGGCAGTTCGGTGTGCGCCTGCGCGCGGTGGCGGCGCGGCTGCAACAGGTCACGCAGCCGGGCGACCGAGTGGCGATCCTCGCCCCGCAAGGGCTCGACTACGTCGTCGCGCTGTTCGCCGCCGTGTACGCGGGCAATATCGCCGTTCCGCTGTTCGATCCGGAGGAACAGGGGCACACCGACCGCCTGCACGCGGTGCTCGGTGACTGCACGCCCGCCGCGATCCTCACGGTGGGTTCCGCGGCGAGCGGCGTTCGGAAATTCTTCCGGCACCTGCCGCCGCCGCAGCGTCCGCGCATCATCGCGGTGGAGGCGATCCCGGACACTGTCGGCGCCTCCTGGGTGCGCCCGGACATCAACATCGACAGCGTGGCCTATCTGCAGTACACCTCGGGCTCCACCCGGACGCCCGCGGGCGTGGAGATCACCCACCGCGCGGTGGGCACCAACCTACTGCAGATGATCGACGCCATCGGCGTCACCGAGAATTCGCGGGGGGTCACCTGGCTGCCGCTGTTCCACGACATGGGTCTACTGGCCGTGATCCTGCCGACGGTCGGCGGCGGGTTCATCACCATCATGTCGCCGAGCGCGTTCGTACGCCGCCCGTACCGCTGGATAAAGGAACTGGCCGCCGCTTCCGACGGCGCCGGGACTTTCGCCGCCGCGCCCAATTTCGCGTTCGAGCACGCCGCGGCGCGTGGCAAGCCGAAGCCGGGCGAGGAATTGGACCTGTCCAATGTGATCGGGTTGATCAACGGCAGCGAGCCGGTGTCGGTGTCGTCGATGAAGAAGTTCAACGAGGCGTTCGTGCCGTACGGGTTGCCGGAGACGGCGATCAAGCCCTGCTACGGCATGGCCGAGGCGACGGTGTTCGTCTCCGCTACCCGGGCGAAGGACAAGGCGAAGGTCGTCCATGTCGACCGGACCGAGTTGAACGCCGGGCGGATGGTCGAGGTCGCCGCGGATGCCGACAACGCCATCGCGCAGGTGTCCTGCGGATACGTCGCGCGGTCGCAGTGGGCGGTGATCGTCGATCCGGAACACGGCACCGAGCGATGTGACGGCGAGGTCGGGGAAATCTGGCTGCACGGCGAGAACATGGGCATCGGATACTGGGGCCGCCCGGAGGAGACCGAGGCCACCTTCCGCGCCCAGTTGGCCGAGCGGCTGCCCGAGGGCAGTCACGCGGAGGGCGCCCCGCCGGACGCCAACTGGATGCGCACCGGCGATTTCGGGGCCTACCTCGACGGCGAGCTGTACATCACCGGCCGCGTCAAGGACTTGGTCATCGTCGACGGCCGTAACCACTATCCGCAAGACCTGGAGTTCTCGGCCCAGGAATCCAGTACGGCCCTGCGTCCCGGATTCGTCGCGGCGTTCTCGGTGCCCGCCAACGAATTGCCCGCGCTGGTCTTGGAAGGGGGCAGCCGCTCCGGCCTGACCCGCGACGCCGAGGACGTCTCGGAGCAGCTGGTCATCGTCGCCGAGCGCAATACCGGTGGCGGCAAGGTGGAGTCGGAGTCGGTGGCCGACACGGTGCGCGCCGCGATCGCGCAGCGGCACGGCGTCATGGTCCGTGACGTGCTGCTGGTGCCCGCGGGTTCGATTCCACGCACGTCCAGCGGCAAGATCGCCCGCCGCGCCTGCCGGGCGGCCTATCTGGAGGGCACGCTGCGCGGCGGCCACCAGCAGCAGGCTTTCCCGGACGCGCCGCAGGAGTGGGAGTCCGAGACCGCGGTCGTCGGCTAG
- a CDS encoding putative quinol monooxygenase, with the protein MLIVAGCLRVTDRERYLDSCREVVALARAAEGCLDFSLGADLIESDRVNVYERWATRAAVERFRGTGTSGDLDAQIVSADVREFEYETETRL; encoded by the coding sequence ATGCTGATCGTCGCCGGATGTCTACGGGTCACCGATCGCGAGCGCTACCTCGACAGCTGCCGGGAAGTCGTCGCCCTCGCCCGCGCCGCCGAAGGCTGCCTCGACTTCAGCCTCGGCGCGGACCTGATCGAATCCGATCGGGTGAACGTCTACGAGCGCTGGGCGACCCGTGCCGCGGTGGAACGCTTCCGCGGGACGGGCACCTCGGGCGACCTCGACGCCCAGATCGTGAGCGCCGACGTCCGGGAATTCGAGTACGAGACCGAGACCCGGCTCTAG
- a CDS encoding ABC transporter ATP-binding protein codes for MLLAASGLALLSGLTAVVIPLMIARIIDGPVAHRDLGGALWPVAAVLALGLLEAGGVWGRRWLIAAPATRFEITLRAKIFRKLQALSIGRHDAWESGQLLSRAIDDLATMRRFVSFAGPFLLIHGVIIPVGLLVLIALSPQIGAIFAVISIPLVIGCIRFERRYAVASRRSQDQSGDLATTAEESAQGVRVLKAFGRGVFFGRRFTAQAQELRQTELLKARLDATLWSSMVSLPQLAIAFALGYGGYAVAHGTMTLGTLIAGITLATFLQWPIIWTGFLLAELNDARTAADRYWEIIDTPVDITDPADPVDLPERIRGELRLDAVRFAFPDAEKDVLREVSLRVRPGETVALVGATGSGKTALLNLIPRLYDVSGGAITIDGIDIATMRVADLRSLVSVAFEDPVLFSASVRENVALGDPAATDADVRRALEVAQATEFVDDLPWGLDTRIGEQGLSLSGGQRQRLALARAVLTGAGGGEGSRIMVLDDPLSALDVETEERVQARLRTVLADATTLLVAHRPSTAALADRVAVLADGRIVAEGTHDQLLRTSRSYRELMGGEQL; via the coding sequence ATGCTGCTCGCCGCCAGCGGCCTCGCGCTGCTGTCCGGCCTGACGGCCGTCGTCATTCCGCTGATGATCGCCCGGATCATCGATGGCCCGGTCGCCCACCGCGATCTCGGGGGCGCGCTGTGGCCGGTGGCCGCGGTGCTGGCGCTCGGCCTGCTGGAAGCCGGTGGCGTGTGGGGACGCCGCTGGCTGATCGCCGCGCCCGCGACCCGGTTCGAGATCACGTTGCGCGCCAAGATATTCCGGAAACTGCAAGCGCTGTCGATCGGCAGGCACGACGCGTGGGAGTCGGGTCAGCTGCTCTCGCGGGCGATCGACGACCTGGCCACCATGCGCCGGTTCGTCTCCTTCGCGGGACCGTTCCTGCTCATCCACGGTGTGATCATTCCGGTCGGCCTGCTCGTGCTGATCGCGCTGAGCCCGCAGATCGGCGCCATCTTCGCGGTGATCTCGATCCCGCTGGTCATCGGCTGCATCCGTTTCGAGCGCCGGTACGCGGTGGCCTCGCGGCGGTCCCAGGACCAGTCCGGTGACCTGGCCACCACCGCCGAGGAGTCCGCGCAGGGCGTACGGGTGCTCAAGGCGTTCGGACGGGGCGTTTTCTTCGGACGCCGTTTCACCGCCCAGGCGCAGGAGCTGCGGCAGACCGAGTTGCTGAAGGCGCGCCTGGACGCGACATTGTGGTCGAGCATGGTGAGCCTGCCGCAGCTGGCCATCGCGTTCGCGCTCGGCTACGGCGGGTACGCGGTGGCGCACGGCACGATGACGCTCGGCACCTTGATCGCGGGCATCACGCTGGCGACTTTCCTGCAGTGGCCGATCATCTGGACCGGCTTCCTGCTCGCCGAGCTGAACGACGCGCGCACCGCGGCCGACCGGTACTGGGAGATCATCGACACCCCCGTCGACATCACCGACCCGGCCGATCCGGTGGACCTGCCCGAGCGCATCCGCGGCGAACTGCGGTTGGACGCGGTGCGATTCGCCTTCCCCGACGCCGAGAAAGACGTGCTGCGGGAGGTGTCGCTGCGAGTTCGCCCAGGCGAGACGGTGGCGCTGGTCGGCGCGACGGGAAGCGGTAAGACAGCACTGCTGAACTTGATTCCGCGCTTGTACGACGTGTCCGGCGGCGCGATCACCATCGACGGCATCGATATCGCGACGATGCGCGTCGCCGACCTGCGGTCGCTGGTCTCGGTGGCGTTCGAGGACCCGGTGTTGTTCTCCGCGAGTGTGCGGGAGAACGTCGCGCTCGGCGACCCGGCCGCCACGGACGCCGATGTGCGCCGGGCGCTGGAGGTCGCGCAGGCCACCGAGTTCGTCGACGACCTGCCCTGGGGCTTGGACACCAGGATCGGCGAACAGGGCCTGAGCCTGTCCGGTGGCCAGCGGCAGCGACTCGCGCTGGCCCGTGCGGTGCTCACCGGCGCGGGCGGGGGCGAGGGCAGCCGGATCATGGTGCTCGACGACCCGCTGTCCGCGCTCGACGTGGAGACCGAGGAGCGGGTGCAGGCCCGTCTGCGCACCGTGCTGGCCGACGCGACGACGCTGCTCGTCGCGCACCGTCCGTCCACGGCGGCGCTGGCCGACCGGGTGGCGGTGCTCGCCGACGGCCGGATCGTCGCGGAGGGAACCCACGACCAATTGCTGCGTACCAGCAGAAGCTACCGCGAACTGATGGGAGGTGAGCAGCTGTGA
- a CDS encoding ABC transporter ATP-binding protein — protein sequence MSITTTESKDEAPEELPEPEERAADWRGIAGEDKEVTETGNLVLAGRSRRLLLDLVKPYRKLTALALVLIVLDNVAKVSAPLFVAHGLDTGIARGVEGNWTPLAWTVAGYLGSVLISVISTYSFLRVSGRLSQSVLFDLRVRAFAHTQRLSVAFHEKYTSGKVVARLTGDIETLQELLESALNQALSAILSVVTIAALLIYLDQTLAAIVLTGFVPLVLVTRWAQRRQRAGYRRTRAAIAKVVVQFVESMGGMRAVQAFRREQRNESVLAIEDSEYRRATTAAMRGMGDYAGLTKLLGNLTTVIIIVVGAWRVIEGDLAVGVLAAYLLYLNEFYGPLDELAQVFNAYQSAAAALEKISGVLEEEPSVPEPARPVALDKASGAVRMEKVWFGYSSAPAADAGHSPRADASTGSSTEPGKPDRRTRPVLPEFTLDIPAGQVIALVGATGAGKSTLAKLLTRFYDPSGGTVTLDGIDLRDLADVDLRRNVVMVTQESYLFSGSVADNIRLGRPEATDAEVFAAARAVGLYDFVQALPEGFATDVRKRGGRLSAGQRQLVAFARVFLADPAVIVLDEATSSLDIPSERLVQRALETVLRGRTAVIIAHRLSTVAIADRVLVLESGRIVEDGTPEALIAGTGRFAGLHAAWRESLV from the coding sequence GTGAGCATCACGACCACCGAATCGAAAGACGAGGCGCCGGAGGAGCTTCCGGAACCCGAGGAGCGGGCGGCCGACTGGCGCGGCATCGCGGGCGAGGACAAGGAGGTCACCGAGACCGGGAATCTGGTGCTGGCCGGACGCTCCCGGCGGCTACTGCTCGACCTGGTCAAGCCCTACCGCAAACTCACCGCGCTCGCGCTGGTGCTCATCGTGCTGGACAACGTCGCCAAGGTGTCGGCGCCGCTGTTCGTCGCGCACGGCCTGGACACCGGCATCGCGCGCGGTGTCGAGGGGAACTGGACGCCGCTGGCGTGGACCGTGGCCGGTTACCTCGGCTCGGTCCTGATCAGCGTGATCAGTACGTACTCCTTCCTGCGGGTGTCCGGCAGGCTGAGCCAGAGCGTGCTGTTCGACCTGCGCGTCCGCGCGTTCGCGCACACACAGCGGCTCAGCGTCGCCTTCCACGAGAAGTACACCTCGGGCAAGGTGGTGGCGCGGCTCACCGGCGACATCGAGACGCTGCAGGAACTGCTGGAGAGCGCGCTCAACCAGGCGCTGAGCGCGATCCTGTCGGTGGTCACCATCGCGGCGCTGCTGATCTACCTGGATCAGACGCTCGCCGCGATCGTGCTGACCGGATTCGTCCCGCTGGTGCTGGTCACCCGCTGGGCGCAGCGCAGGCAGCGCGCGGGCTACCGGCGCACGCGCGCCGCGATCGCCAAGGTGGTCGTGCAGTTCGTCGAGTCGATGGGCGGCATGCGGGCGGTGCAGGCGTTTCGCCGGGAGCAGCGCAACGAGTCGGTGCTTGCGATCGAGGACTCCGAATACCGCCGGGCGACCACCGCGGCCATGCGCGGCATGGGTGACTACGCCGGCCTGACCAAACTGCTCGGCAATCTGACCACCGTGATCATCATCGTGGTCGGCGCCTGGCGGGTGATCGAGGGTGATCTCGCGGTCGGCGTGCTCGCGGCCTACCTGCTGTACCTCAACGAGTTCTACGGGCCGCTGGACGAGCTGGCGCAGGTGTTCAACGCCTACCAGTCCGCGGCGGCCGCGCTGGAGAAGATCTCGGGCGTGCTGGAGGAGGAGCCGTCGGTGCCCGAGCCTGCGCGTCCGGTGGCGCTGGACAAGGCGTCCGGCGCGGTGCGGATGGAGAAGGTGTGGTTCGGCTATTCGAGCGCACCTGCGGCGGACGCCGGCCACTCGCCGAGAGCCGATGCCTCGACAGGGTCGTCCACCGAGCCGGGCAAGCCCGATCGGCGGACGCGGCCGGTGCTGCCGGAGTTCACCCTGGACATCCCGGCGGGGCAGGTGATCGCGCTGGTGGGTGCGACCGGCGCGGGCAAGTCGACGCTGGCGAAGCTGCTGACGCGGTTCTACGACCCGTCCGGCGGCACCGTCACCCTGGACGGCATCGACCTGCGCGACCTCGCCGACGTCGACCTGCGCCGCAACGTGGTGATGGTCACGCAGGAGTCGTACCTGTTCTCCGGGTCGGTGGCCGACAACATCCGGTTGGGCAGGCCCGAGGCCACCGACGCCGAGGTGTTCGCGGCGGCGCGCGCCGTTGGTCTGTACGACTTCGTGCAGGCGCTGCCGGAGGGCTTCGCCACCGACGTGCGCAAGCGCGGCGGCAGGCTCTCGGCGGGGCAGCGGCAGCTGGTCGCGTTCGCTCGGGTGTTCCTGGCCGATCCCGCCGTGATCGTGCTGGACGAGGCCACGTCGAGCCTGGACATTCCGAGCGAACGGCTGGTGCAGCGGGCGCTGGAGACCGTGCTGCGCGGGCGTACGGCGGTGATCATCGCGCACCGGCTGTCCACGGTGGCGATCGCGGACCGGGTGCTGGTGCTGGAGTCCGGCCGGATCGTCGAGGACGGCACGCCGGAGGCCCTGATCGCGGGGACCGGTCGGTTCGCCGGCCTGCACGCGGCGTGGCGGGAGTCGCTGGTGTGA
- a CDS encoding putative glycolipid-binding domain-containing protein — MTTPASDPESAAASPQESRWPAILTWRAHDATRMESVRVQLNGNRIRAAGRMIGGASADHPAFSASYDLVTDENGVTKRLSVRTTTAAGERHASIARDEEDYWLVDAGGNHVRSTFAGALDVDVVLSPFFNTLPIRRYDLQHAVEDRQVPVVYVRLPDLLVQEATLIYSSAADGISVLSPVSSATVTVDADGFVLDYPGLAERI, encoded by the coding sequence GTGACGACCCCAGCCTCCGACCCCGAGAGCGCCGCCGCGAGCCCGCAGGAATCCCGGTGGCCGGCGATCCTCACCTGGCGCGCCCACGACGCGACGCGCATGGAGTCGGTGCGGGTGCAACTCAACGGCAACCGCATCCGCGCCGCCGGGCGCATGATCGGCGGCGCGAGCGCGGACCACCCCGCGTTCAGCGCGTCGTACGACCTGGTCACCGACGAGAACGGGGTGACGAAGCGGCTGTCGGTGCGCACCACGACGGCCGCCGGTGAGCGGCACGCCTCGATCGCCCGCGACGAGGAGGACTACTGGCTCGTCGACGCCGGCGGCAACCATGTGCGCTCGACCTTCGCCGGGGCGCTCGACGTGGACGTGGTGCTCAGCCCGTTCTTCAACACCCTGCCGATCCGCCGCTACGACCTGCAGCACGCGGTCGAGGACCGGCAGGTCCCGGTGGTCTACGTCCGCCTGCCCGACCTGCTCGTCCAAGAGGCCACGCTGATCTACAGCAGCGCCGCCGACGGCATCAGCGTGCTGTCGCCGGTGTCCAGCGCGACCGTCACGGTGGACGCCGACGGATTCGTGCTGGACTACCCGGGCCTGGCCGAACGCATCTGA
- a CDS encoding prephenate dehydrogenase: MTSAKKAPVCVLGTGLIGGSLLRAAVAADYDGWGYNRSAAGARAARADGFDVTEHLPAALRRAAAADALIVVAVPMPAVDHMLSAIATYAPQCALTDVVSVKAPVAAAVRAHGLADRYVGGHPMAGTSESGWAATDAKLFGDAVWAVGVDEGTRADPWTRVVRLALDCGSVVVPVVAAEHDRAVARISHLPHVLAEALALAGAGGGDLALGLAAGSFRDGTRVAGTAPDLVRAICEPNSTALLEVLDETLTVLATARDSLRDATSLADLVEAGHDARRRYESARRWEITDIRAGDRDWLEHLRAAGERGGVITRLD, encoded by the coding sequence GTGACTTCGGCGAAGAAAGCTCCCGTATGCGTCCTCGGGACCGGTTTGATCGGTGGGTCGCTATTGCGCGCGGCCGTCGCCGCGGACTACGACGGCTGGGGCTACAACCGGTCGGCGGCGGGCGCGCGGGCCGCGCGCGCGGACGGATTCGACGTCACCGAACACCTGCCCGCCGCGTTGCGCCGCGCGGCCGCGGCCGATGCGCTGATCGTCGTCGCGGTGCCGATGCCCGCGGTCGACCACATGCTCTCCGCCATCGCGACCTACGCGCCGCAGTGCGCGCTCACCGACGTGGTGAGCGTGAAGGCGCCGGTCGCGGCGGCCGTGCGCGCCCACGGACTCGCCGACCGGTACGTGGGCGGTCACCCGATGGCGGGCACGTCCGAATCGGGCTGGGCGGCCACCGATGCCAAGTTGTTCGGCGACGCGGTATGGGCGGTCGGCGTGGACGAAGGCACCAGGGCCGACCCGTGGACCCGCGTGGTGCGGCTCGCGCTGGACTGCGGCTCGGTGGTGGTTCCGGTGGTGGCCGCCGAGCACGATCGCGCCGTCGCGCGCATCTCCCATCTCCCGCACGTACTTGCCGAGGCGCTGGCGCTGGCGGGCGCCGGTGGCGGTGATCTGGCGCTGGGACTCGCGGCCGGGTCGTTCCGGGACGGTACGCGGGTCGCGGGCACGGCGCCCGACCTGGTTCGCGCCATCTGCGAACCGAATTCGACCGCGCTGCTGGAGGTTCTGGACGAAACGCTCACGGTGCTGGCCACGGCCCGCGACAGCCTGCGCGACGCGACGTCCCTCGCGGATCTGGTCGAGGCCGGGCACGACGCGCGGCGACGCTACGAATCCGCGCGGCGCTGGGAGATCACGGATATCCGCGCGGGTGACCGCGATTGGCTGGAGCACCTGCGCGCGGCAGGCGAGCGCGGCGGGGTCATCACCCGGCTGGACTGA
- a CDS encoding tRNA adenosine deaminase-associated protein encodes MAAQRSGTNRAASDDYDDVEGFAVAVVREEGKWRCSPLSRDALTDLSAAESELKALRSSGAVFGLLDIDDEFFIVLRPAPSGTRMLVSDATAAIDYDIAADVLEALNVEIPDIDPDELDDVEPWEEGDLGVLADLGLPEPVLSVILAETDLYPDEQLGMIAQRLGFAGEFAAVLDKLPR; translated from the coding sequence ATGGCAGCACAGCGCTCGGGCACGAACAGGGCGGCGTCGGACGATTACGACGACGTGGAAGGGTTCGCAGTGGCGGTTGTCCGCGAAGAAGGCAAATGGCGGTGCAGTCCGCTGAGCCGGGACGCCCTCACCGATTTGTCCGCCGCGGAGAGCGAACTGAAGGCTTTGCGCAGCTCCGGAGCGGTGTTCGGGTTGCTCGACATCGACGACGAGTTCTTCATCGTGCTCCGGCCCGCGCCGAGCGGAACCCGGATGCTCGTCTCGGACGCCACGGCCGCGATCGATTACGACATCGCCGCGGATGTCCTGGAAGCCCTGAACGTGGAAATCCCCGATATCGATCCGGACGAACTGGACGACGTGGAGCCGTGGGAGGAGGGCGACCTGGGGGTGCTCGCCGATCTGGGCCTGCCCGAACCGGTGCTGAGCGTCATCCTCGCCGAGACCGATCTCTATCCGGACGAGCAACTCGGCATGATCGCCCAGCGCCTCGGCTTCGCCGGAGAATTCGCCGCGGTACTGGACAAGCTGCCGCGCTGA
- a CDS encoding nucleoside deaminase — protein sequence MVRAAIAAAAAAGARDVPVGAVVFDAAGRELARAANAREALGDPTAHAEILALRRAAAVHGDGWRLEGATLAVTLEPCTMCAGALVLARVGRLVFGAWEPKTGAVGSLWDVVRDRRLNHRPQVRGGVLEDECAALLDDFFRAQR from the coding sequence ATGGTGCGCGCCGCCATCGCAGCCGCGGCGGCCGCCGGGGCTCGTGACGTGCCGGTCGGTGCGGTGGTATTCGACGCCGCCGGAAGAGAACTCGCGCGAGCCGCGAACGCCAGGGAGGCGCTCGGCGATCCGACCGCGCACGCGGAGATCCTGGCGCTGCGCCGGGCCGCCGCGGTCCACGGCGACGGCTGGCGACTGGAGGGCGCCACCCTCGCCGTCACGCTGGAGCCGTGCACCATGTGCGCGGGCGCGCTGGTGCTCGCGCGGGTCGGCCGCCTGGTCTTCGGCGCCTGGGAGCCGAAGACGGGCGCCGTCGGGTCGCTGTGGGACGTGGTGCGCGACCGTCGTCTCAACCACCGGCCCCAGGTGCGTGGCGGCGTGCTAGAGGACGAGTGCGCGGCGCTGCTCGACGATTTCTTCCGCGCCCAGCGCTGA
- a CDS encoding deaminase, whose product MTEPDHRYWMNRAIELARLCPVAAGAFSVGAVIVADGVEIATGYSRESDPKEHAEEAALGKLDPADPRLARATLYSTLEPCSERGTKDRLPCTDRVLRAGIPMVVIAWREPSTFVVNCVGVERLRQAGVTVVELPDLAEAAMSMNRHLDLS is encoded by the coding sequence GTGACCGAGCCCGACCACCGCTACTGGATGAACCGGGCCATCGAGCTCGCGCGCCTGTGCCCGGTGGCGGCGGGCGCGTTCTCGGTGGGGGCGGTGATCGTCGCCGACGGCGTGGAGATCGCGACCGGCTACTCCCGCGAGTCGGACCCGAAGGAGCACGCCGAGGAAGCCGCGCTGGGCAAGCTGGACCCGGCGGATCCGCGGCTGGCGCGGGCCACGCTGTACAGCACGCTGGAACCGTGCTCGGAACGCGGGACGAAGGATCGGCTGCCGTGCACGGATCGGGTGCTGCGGGCCGGCATCCCGATGGTGGTGATCGCGTGGCGCGAGCCGTCGACGTTCGTGGTGAATTGCGTGGGCGTGGAGAGGTTGCGGCAGGCGGGTGTGACGGTGGTGGAGCTTCCCGACCTGGCCGAGGCCGCGATGTCGATGAACCGGCACCTCGATCTGTCCTGA